One Dermacentor andersoni chromosome 6, qqDerAnde1_hic_scaffold, whole genome shotgun sequence genomic window carries:
- the LOC126522256 gene encoding uncharacterized protein isoform X1: MSRTMCPTGSERVSPKKPGFERLLEPLGEEPPESVCEVLVCFGTSPASLLERLSSALRRRWPHWAVVLSYGEKALYCTGQRDPRTGCLVGTATWRTAAQLDAMNVHKMSLGEHTVSPQQLCDAMTGLCEDGKYRVVHNDSQAWAIRLLNRLSLDIPD; the protein is encoded by the exons ATG TCACGCACCATGTGCCCCACAGGCTCGGAACGAGTTTCGCCCAAGAAACCAGGTTTTGAGCGGCTACTTGAGCCTCTAGGAGAGGAACCACCTGAGAGCGTCTGCGAGGTGCTTGTGTGCTTCGGCACGTCGCCGGCCAGCCTGCTCGAGCGATTGTCGTCTGCGCTGCGTCGGCGGTGGCCCCACTGGGCCGTGGTTCTCTCCTACGGCGAGAAGGCGCTCTACTGCACTGGCCAGAGGGACCCGCGCACCGGCTGCCTCGTTGGTACGGCCACCTGGAGGACAGCCGCGCAGTTGGACGCTATGAACGTCCATAAG ATGTCTCTGGGCGAGCACACTGTTTCGCCGCAGCAGCTTTGTGACGCCATGACCGGGCTGTGCGAAGACGGCAAGTACCGGGTGGTGCACAACGACAGCCAAGCTTGGGCTATCAGGCTCTTGAACCGTCTCAGCTTGGATATACCGGACTAG
- the LOC126522256 gene encoding uncharacterized protein isoform X2, which translates to MCPTGSERVSPKKPGFERLLEPLGEEPPESVCEVLVCFGTSPASLLERLSSALRRRWPHWAVVLSYGEKALYCTGQRDPRTGCLVGTATWRTAAQLDAMNVHKMSLGEHTVSPQQLCDAMTGLCEDGKYRVVHNDSQAWAIRLLNRLSLDIPD; encoded by the exons ATGTGCCCCACAGGCTCGGAACGAGTTTCGCCCAAGAAACCAGGTTTTGAGCGGCTACTTGAGCCTCTAGGAGAGGAACCACCTGAGAGCGTCTGCGAGGTGCTTGTGTGCTTCGGCACGTCGCCGGCCAGCCTGCTCGAGCGATTGTCGTCTGCGCTGCGTCGGCGGTGGCCCCACTGGGCCGTGGTTCTCTCCTACGGCGAGAAGGCGCTCTACTGCACTGGCCAGAGGGACCCGCGCACCGGCTGCCTCGTTGGTACGGCCACCTGGAGGACAGCCGCGCAGTTGGACGCTATGAACGTCCATAAG ATGTCTCTGGGCGAGCACACTGTTTCGCCGCAGCAGCTTTGTGACGCCATGACCGGGCTGTGCGAAGACGGCAAGTACCGGGTGGTGCACAACGACAGCCAAGCTTGGGCTATCAGGCTCTTGAACCGTCTCAGCTTGGATATACCGGACTAG